The following are from one region of the Tenacibaculum dicentrarchi genome:
- the lysS gene encoding lysine--tRNA ligase yields the protein MQLSEQEVVRREKLGKLRELGINPYPADLFPLDSSSKEIKENFAEDKQVVIAGRLMAINIQGKASFAQLQDSEGRIQLYFNRDEICTGEDKTLYNDVFKKLLDLGDFIGIEGELFTTKVGEKTVKVKSFKLLSKALKPLPMPKVKDGVTYDAFTDPEMRYRQRYADLVVNPHVKEVFVKRTKLFTAMRNFFNDSGYFEVETPILQPIAGGASARPFMTHHNALDVPLYMRIANELYLKRLIVGGFDGVYEFSKNFRNEGMDRTHNPEFTAMEIYVAYKDYNWMMDFTEKLLEHCAIAVNGTSEATFGEHKIDFKAPYARVTMADSIKHFTGFDINGKSEAELFEAAKGMGIEVDETMGKGKLIDEMFGEKCEGNYIQPTFITDYPKEMSPLCKEHRDNPELTERFELMVCGKEIANAYSELNDPIDQRERFEAQLKLAERGDDEASEFIDNDFLRALEYGMPPTSGLGIGMDRLIMYLTNNASIQEVLFFPQMRPEKKAPSVELSDDEKAVLAIIEKSERIDLNNLKIQSSLSNKKWDKTIKGLTKNKLAKVEKTEEGLFVELV from the coding sequence ATGCAATTATCAGAACAAGAAGTTGTACGTAGAGAAAAATTAGGGAAATTACGTGAATTAGGTATCAACCCATATCCTGCTGATTTATTTCCTTTAGATTCAAGTTCTAAAGAAATAAAAGAAAACTTTGCGGAAGATAAACAAGTAGTTATTGCTGGTCGTTTAATGGCTATCAATATACAAGGAAAAGCTTCTTTTGCTCAATTACAAGATAGTGAAGGTAGAATTCAACTTTATTTTAATAGAGATGAAATTTGTACTGGAGAAGATAAAACTTTATATAATGATGTTTTTAAAAAATTATTAGATTTAGGTGATTTTATAGGTATTGAAGGTGAGTTGTTTACCACAAAAGTTGGTGAAAAAACAGTAAAAGTAAAATCTTTTAAATTATTAAGTAAAGCCTTAAAACCTTTACCAATGCCTAAAGTAAAAGATGGTGTTACTTACGATGCTTTTACCGATCCTGAGATGCGTTACCGTCAGCGTTATGCTGATTTAGTAGTAAATCCACATGTAAAAGAAGTTTTTGTAAAACGTACAAAGTTATTTACTGCAATGCGTAACTTCTTTAACGATTCTGGTTATTTTGAAGTTGAAACTCCAATTTTACAACCTATTGCTGGTGGTGCTTCTGCAAGACCTTTTATGACACATCACAACGCTTTAGATGTCCCTTTATATATGCGTATTGCTAACGAATTATACTTAAAACGTTTAATTGTTGGTGGTTTTGATGGTGTTTATGAGTTTTCTAAAAACTTCAGAAATGAAGGAATGGACAGAACGCATAATCCTGAATTTACAGCTATGGAAATTTATGTAGCTTACAAAGACTACAACTGGATGATGGACTTTACCGAGAAATTATTAGAACACTGTGCGATTGCGGTAAACGGAACGAGTGAAGCAACTTTTGGAGAACATAAGATTGATTTTAAAGCTCCATACGCAAGAGTTACCATGGCTGATTCTATCAAACATTTTACAGGTTTTGATATCAATGGAAAATCAGAAGCTGAACTTTTTGAGGCTGCCAAAGGAATGGGTATCGAAGTTGATGAAACCATGGGGAAAGGAAAATTAATTGATGAAATGTTTGGTGAAAAATGTGAAGGAAACTACATTCAGCCTACTTTTATTACTGATTATCCGAAGGAAATGTCGCCTTTATGTAAAGAACACAGAGATAACCCTGAACTTACAGAGCGTTTTGAATTAATGGTTTGTGGTAAGGAAATTGCCAATGCTTATTCAGAATTAAACGACCCAATCGACCAACGTGAGCGTTTTGAAGCGCAATTAAAGTTAGCCGAACGTGGCGATGATGAAGCTTCTGAATTTATCGATAATGACTTTTTACGTGCTTTAGAATACGGAATGCCTCCTACTTCTGGTTTAGGAATCGGAATGGACAGGTTAATTATGTATTTAACGAACAATGCGTCTATTCAAGAAGTGTTATTTTTTCCTCAAATGAGACCTGAGAAAAAAGCACCTTCTGTTGAATTAAGTGACGATGAAAAAGCGGTTTTAGCGATTATTGAAAAATCTGAAAGAATAGATTTGAATAATTTAAAGATACAATCGAGTTTATCTAACAAAAAATGGGATAAAACAATTAAAGGTTTAACTAAAAATAAATTAGCCAAAGTTGAAAAAACTGAAGAAGGTTTATTTGTTGAATTAGTATAA